The Geoalkalibacter subterraneus genome contains the following window.
TCCAGCGACTCCTGCCCGCCTTCAGCCGTTACCGGCCGCGTTGCCGCCTGAAGCAGGTGCATTTCAAAGCCTTCCCGTCGGCCATCGAGCACGGTGGCCCGGACACAGACGTCCTGCGCCAATCCACCGACGAAGATGCGCTTTATATTCTGTTTATGCAGCCACTCAGCCAGGCCGGTCTTGTCGAATGCGGAATTCTGATCCTGATCAAAGCGCGTCCCCTTGGTGACAACCACGGCCTCGTCAGGCACCACGAGATCCGGATGAAAACGTGCGCCCTCGGTGTCCTGTACACAATGCGGCGGCCAGGGCCCGCCGTTTTCCTCAAAGCTGATATGATTTTTCGGGTGCCAGTCCCGTGAAAAATAAAGCCCGATTCCGGCATCTCGCGCCGTACGGATCCAATCATTGAGCACCGGCACGACCTCATCGCCCCCTTCAATGGGCAAAGCCCCACCAGGACAGAAATCATTCTGAACATCCACCACCAGCAAAAGATCACCAGGTTCAAACTTCACAGACCCAATATCCATACCACCTCCTCACTCCTCACTCCTCACTCCTCACTCCTCACTCCTCACTCCTCACTCCTCTCGCCTCACGCCTCACGCCCCAAGCCCCAAGCCCCAAGCCCCAAGCCCCAAGCCTTCACACCTCACGCCTTTCTCGTCCCTCGTCCCGCATTTGCATTCCCATCCAAATACAGTAAATTTCCAGTAGACTTGAAAGGAGCTTATCTCGCAGATGCCCATTCAGAATACCGACATTTCACGCATTTTCAACCACATCGCCGACCTGCTCGAAATCAGCGGAGCCAATGCCTTTCGCGTCCGCGCCTATCGCAATGCGGCACGGACGGTGGAGGATCAGTCGCGGAGCATCGTCAAGATGCTCGAAGACGGGGAGGATCTCGCTGAGCTTCCTGATATCGGGAAGGATCTGGCCGAGAAAATTGCAGAGATTGCCGAAACCGGAACATTGGAAATGCTGGACGAACTGGAACAGAAGGTTCCCGGGGAGCTGTCCAAGTTGCTTGAAATCCAACAGCTCGGCCCGAAACGGGTGGCGACGCTTTATCATGAACTGGGCATCGAGAGCCTTGAGGATCTTAAAAAAGCTGCAGAAGATGAAAAAATTCGAGAACTGGAAGGATTCGGTAAGAAAACCGAACAGAAAATCCTCAAAGAACTGAAACGAGTTCAGGATTCCGCTAAACGCACAAAACTGGCGGACGCCGAACAAATCGTCATTCCCCTGTGC
Protein-coding sequences here:
- a CDS encoding nicotinamidase, which codes for MDIGSVKFEPGDLLLVVDVQNDFCPGGALPIEGGDEVVPVLNDWIRTARDAGIGLYFSRDWHPKNHISFEENGGPWPPHCVQDTEGARFHPDLVVPDEAVVVTKGTRFDQDQNSAFDKTGLAEWLHKQNIKRIFVGGLAQDVCVRATVLDGRREGFEMHLLQAATRPVTAEGGQESLEKMRQAGAVVIQSRRGHSAFERVTSSTS